A segment of the Lolium perenne isolate Kyuss_39 chromosome 3, Kyuss_2.0, whole genome shotgun sequence genome:
CTATTTCGCCCGATTGGCGTCTACTTTCACCCTCCTGTGTCTATGGAATCTCTTCTTTtttagaacacagtacaacgcagacgctcacaaacacgcacgtacaaacacccctatgaacgcacgcacgcacaccctacccctatgagcacctccgagggaccgAACCGGCATATCTTgatgttgacgaagtcaccactggcgcctcgctgttgacgggcacatcacctaccactgaaaccatagcgccggttaaatcctaGAATAAATGCAGGTAAATACAAACACCCAtgtcaagtctaggacttgaacctgggtgggctaGTTCCACCACAGGGGACCTAAGTGTCTATGAAATCTCAGGAAGCACATAATAAATGCCCTCGCCTTTCGTGAGCAACAGCCCTGCCTCGCTCTATTGCCGTGAATATGTCGCGAAGATGCTCGTTTCTGGAGAGCTCGCCTTCCTGGCGACCAGAACCTGCCTGCTGCTGCTTGGCTGCGGTGCCTCAAGGAGGGCACACCCTGGTGCCCTCTCTCCTCCCAAACCCCCTTTGCTTTCTTGATCTACTCGTTGTAAAACCATGAGGTCATTTTGGTATGTGAAAATATATACGAAAAAGTCCAGGTGGAGAACAAAGCACGATTTCAGCACCATGATTTTCAGCGTGGAGAATTTTTTTGAACAAAGGAGCGCCCTAGAAGGGCCTCGAACCTTTCATTAAGTCAACAGAGGAGGTACAAATTTATTACAAAGGACCccaagaaataaagaaaacaCACATGGGTCCCTAGCAAATGCAGAAAAGACCTTGCTAAAGGATTTAACCTTGCAATTTAGTCCTCCCTCTTCTCCACTGCGGAGCAGGAACCGCAGCGCGCTGCAACCATGGACGAGTgcggggacgaaaccacttgcCTTCGGCCTGGCAAAGCACTCAGCGCCTACGGTGAAGAAGGACCTCCGGATGGAGGTTGATAATCTGCCGGAGCATACCGACGTTGAAGCGACCATGTTGGTCAAGGATTTCGGCGCCCAATTCCTGGACGCAGATGGGTTGCTCCAAGAAGGAAATGTTCTTGATCTCCGGAGCTGCTGAAGCAGAACAACAAAACCACGACGGCACGACGGCAGGAAGAACAACCCACCATCAGACCCAGAATTTCTGCCACGAACCTGGGGAGGCAAGCAGAGATGAAGTCGATGGCGTCTGGTTTGAGTGCTCACAATAGCAGCAAGACGGAGCCCAGGCAGAGCGACTCCGTAGCACCTCACAGGCATATGTCGATGCAGATCTTGATGTGTCGCCGCTCCGCTGCAGCTTCCCTCCTCGCCACCACGGCAGGCCAGGGTAAATTGCAGCCGAGAAACTCTCCACCTTGAACAACATCGACGAGGATATATACGCTTATTTGGAGGGGGCCTCGCAACAACGGAGATCTCCACCGTCTCCCACCTTTGGAGCATAGTGAAAGATCCCGTCTGCGATTGCCTGACGCCACGCCTAGACGCCAGGGAAGAAGATGACCCCCGGCTGACTCCAGATCTCGTCGAGGTAGCAGTCGATTTCCTCTTCCCCtcccctccatggccggccagaggAGGAAACCGCTGCAGAATCACACGAGAGATCATGAAGCAGCAAGAGAGGATCTTATTTGCAGAGATCCCTGAGGTGAGGGAGCTCGCCATCTCCGGCCACCGGAGCTCGACGAAGAAGCACCGTCCATCCAGGATGCACCAGATCCAATCCCGTAGATCTTGTGCCCTACTCCATACTACCGGCAGATCGCCGAATACCCTAAAGCTACACTCCGGCACCTTCCCTTTGCCATCTACGGCCGGCAGCACCCCCGGAGAGAGCTCGGGGTCGGCCCGGTTTTCTCGAGAAGCCTCTCAAACTACTGTTCACGCACGAGAggagagaggggggggggggatgaGCGCCCAGCCAGCGTGGAGAATTAAGCGCAACAACGACACTATCTCCACTAGCAACTTCTTCAGCGTGTAACCGCGGGGGAGTTGAGTTTGTGAGCGATGGCAGTTGTACCGACATGAGTTGAGGAAGGAGAGGACGATGCGGCATGAGACAGGAGAGTCCGACTGGGTCATGTTGCTCATTCCACCGCCGGAAGAGGGCATCTGCAGCGAAGACGGTACAAGTGCAGGTAGTGGAGCAGAGAAGTTAGACggagacgaggacgaggaggtggaggaaagcAAGGGGTGTACAGAACAGTTTTTTCCAGGGCTCTCGCGCGAGATGCGATCGAAAAGCGATCTAGTTACCCTCAGTCGCCGGTGTCGCCGCTGCTGGTTCCCCTTGCCCTCCGCTGGCCGCTGTGGCGGCTGGAGGGTGGGGGAACCTTGGATCGGATGATCGGTTCCCGTAGGGTGTTCGAGTTCTTCGTCTTTGATGTAGGAGCATCTACGGCGACGAGAATAAAGGTCCTTCAACCTGCCCCATCAAGGTTCTTTCATGGGGGAGCGTCGACGGGTTGAAGTTTGGAGTCGATCATCGGACATTAGGTATGATGTGCTAAATTTTTATCTACGGCGAATACGTTTAGTGGAGAGGATGATATCGCAGCGTATTGGTGTCCTCAAGTTCTTCCTCCACCTAATGAAGCTCAACCAGGTACGACTTTGTTAGGGAACTTGCGAGTTTGGTGTCCCTGGCCGGAGCTAGGATTATCTCCCGGCCCTTCTCGGTACTAGCTTCTCCGGGATGGCGATCTCTCGAGACCGTGGTCACCGGCACCTTCTGACTTCCCGAATGTTGCTTCTACAAGTGCCTGGGTTTTTTCTAGATTTCTCCAACACTAGCTTTGCTATGCTGGAGTCCCAGAGGCAGCATCGAGCTTTGCTCCATGGCCGGAGCTAGGATTATCTCCCGGCCCTTCTCGGTACTAGCTTCTCCGGGATGGCGATCTCTCGAGACCGTGGTCGCCGACACCTTCTGACTTCCCTACTCCTGCTTCTACAAGTGCCTGGGTTTTTTCTAGATTTCTCCAACACGAGCTTTGCTACGCTGGAGTCCCAGAGGCAGCATCGAGCTTTGCTCACGGCACGCCGTCAAGGGATGCAGGAGGAAGATGGTGCTGAACTTTTCAAGGATTTGTGTTTTATTTCTTTTCATAAGGATGTTAGTGTAAGGGCTGGTTTTAGATAATATATGGCTTTATCcttttttcgcaaaaaaaaaaaaaaagaggaggaggaggaggaggagacgtgAAAGCAATAAGCAATGAGCAAAATAAAAAGCCGTGCTCTGCAGTTGAGAGATTGGAATTGGCCTGTTGGGTTCGAGAGTTGCCGTGTCAACAAAATCTGGTCATGCAAACTGAGGCGACAGGAAGATGGAACTCTTGACTTGGAACTCCAAGGTTGCTTCTCCCTCGAAATTCGAAACAACTCCTAGGCGGCAAAACAGGGGCCGAGCACCAAGTGAAGAAGGCTTTCACTGTTGAAAGCaacaactagaaaatagcaaaagAGCAATTAAACAGTCATACTAATTGGTCGACAAGTACCGAGTGGAGCATCCGAAACCCAAAGCCTCACTACAGAGGAAACAGAGCCAGAACTTTCAGTATGTTAAGGCGGAGATTCACAACGTCGAAAGGATGAAAAAGAACACGGGGACAGCAGAAAGTTTCAGCTCAGGTTTTGTAGCCAAGGGTAACAAAAGAATGCTGAGCATCCAaaaccaaaaagaaaaagaaacagggcAAGAATTTTCAGCATGTTATGACGGAAAATATAACAATGCCGAAATGATGAAAACAAACATGGCGCCAGCAGAGAACTTTACCTGTATTTCCAGTTACTTTCTGAACTGGAGTGCTGGACAGTATAAATTTGAATACTGAACTACTACTACAAGGTAATAGAATGTCTGAAACTTATCATTCACTGGTTCCATTAGTTTTCTAGCAGCTGACTGCAAGTAGAAGACTAATCCATTCATTAGGACATCACAGAACAAGTTTATTCGTCATTAGCGTATACAGTATACATCACTTTGACACGTTCATTAGCCTATATATAAAGAACATCAGCAGTTAAACACTAACTAGTCAGCCCACGTAATTTGCAGCTGGGATCTTCTTCCCTGTAACAACAGTGTTGCAGGCTTTCAAGGATGCGCTGTTCACCCCAGCTCTGTACAGCTGCATGGACGCATGGCCAGAAGCAGTGagcttaacctcagtattcgcagggACGAAGAAAACATCACCTTCCTTTGCATTCTCACCGTCCAAAATGGAGTCTACCTGAATCTCACCCTCCCCGGTCATGACAAGGAAGATAGATGGACTCAGTGCGGGGGGCATGACCACCACTTCACCTGGAGGTAGCAAGCAGCGGTCAACCTCAAACTCATCGGTCGGAGGGGTGTAGCGTCGCACATATGGTTCCATGGCCGGCACGGGTACCCCTCGCAGTATCTCAGGGAAAACCTGCATACACAAGACTCAGATGATCACGGCACTGACAGACTTGTGAAGTGAAGGAGCATAACAGAAACCAAGAGCACTTGGCAGAAAATGTAGTTGTTTTAACATCAAGGGGAACACTAACCAAGCTCATCTAAGCTATAAGGATTACAGTCAACAGTCGCCACAATTTTAAACCAAAAGTAAAGCGAAGAGATCATAACTGGCTGCATGGTAAAGATGAAATATATAAGTCAGGCTCCAGTAGAAATGCAACTCACCTGTTTGTATGTCAGCATATCGCGAAGAGTCTTCACATCTCTGTATTTAGGTGTCAAACCAGCACGAACAACATTGTCTGACGTGGCCATACACTCGATGCAATCCCCAGACAGGTATGCATGTGGTTCATTGGCACCAATATAAATTGCTTCACCAGGACTGAGCTTGACATAGTTGAAGAGAAGTGCCGCTAGAACACCAACGTCTTCTGGATACTGTCTTTCCAGAGATAATATAACTTCTTCTTTCTCCGTCAAGGTCCGAATCTGATCATCAGCATTAACAACAAAATCTCAAGGTTCTCAAATGCGAAAAGGAGTTGACATGATTTTTAAAAATACAAACACTATATTGGTGATGGTGGTATACCATATTCTCAGTGAGAATATAAGAGCTTGGGTAGCTGAGCACTTGTCAAGGATCGTTAAACATAATGAGGACAGTAAAACAGAAAAGACTCTAAAAATCTAAACACTGAACAAAAATATGGTCTAACTACAATGATCTTCTAACAGATATACTTTCTCTAGTTGCTTCATATCATTCCAACGAATAGTTCTTGGCAATTTAATCTACTGCACGAATTAAAACTAAAGCcacaacacttattatggatcggagggagcagtAATCTATCAACTCAGTCACCTACTCTACTCTTTTTTCTAGGCTCTACTCTACTCTTTTTTTTACGGAACCTTGTCAGAGGGCGGGGAGCTCCCACATTGCATTATAAGAAGAGGGGAAAGTGGTCCAGCTAATAAGGGAAACCGGACCCGAAGACCACACAGGCACAAGTTTATTAAGGGAAACCGGCGAAGACCACACACCACACACCCGTATAGGAATGAAGTCATGCATAGTTTCATAGTAAATACAATATCGTGTTCTGTAGCTGTTGCCTCTTCTTATCGTATTACAACACACACAATTTCCAATGGTTTCTAGTCCAAAATACATTATATGAGTGCTTTCAGGCTTTGGAAGCAACAATGTTGATTTATCAACTATGATCACCATGTGAAAACTACTTCATGTTAACATCATTCATGTAACATATACCATCTTAAGTGCAGACTAGGCAACATAGTTTTTACCTTTGCTGAAACAAAATATTTTTTTACTTTTGCTTTGGAGGCAacgataccacatagtaggttttTACTTGACTGTGTGTCATCATGCACAAAATCACTGAGAATTACAAAgcattggagcaaagaaatcagGCCACCCACTAAATAATGTGTTCTTTGCCAACTGTTTATATAACTGAGAGTTATAGCATCAAAAGGGACCACCCTTACCGCTTTCAAGTTAAACCACAACTGGAGGTGACTACTCCTAGACAAATTTTACTATCATTTCGAAAGATAATAAAAACTTATTCATGGCACTTACTAAATCCCTTTCCATGGGTACAAAATAAGACAAAAATAAATGAAGAAGTCATGCAACAAACAAGAGGGGAAGTTAGCATATCCATATGAAGTTATACACACAAAATACAGGAAGTTATGATAAATAGTTGTTAGAATAAAATGTAGATGAACACATACTTTCTGGATTAAGGAAGTTTTTACCTTGCTCTCATCATTAAGGCGATACTTCAATTTATTGACAGCTTCAGAAACTGTTTCTTTACTGGCCATCATTAGCTTAGCAAATGCTGATTGAAGAACGTATTTCGCATCATTACCACCATGATTCTCTTTTACCGTGATAAGCTTGCCAGCATCTTCGTGTCCAATCAGCCCTCCAACTTCAGGTACAGTCCTTATCACATCCTTGAGCTCCTTCACCATTGAATAAACAGCATGTTGCGTTACAGGTAAATGGAGTAAAAGGATATCCAAACAAAATATTGCTAACGAAAATCCTCGTTCTTGAAATAAATTATTGCTTGTATAAAACTTCATAGGCGATTATGCTGCGGCACAGTGTGATTTTCTCCTGATCCCACCAAACATATATATGGAGCTAAATGGAAGACAACAATAAAATAAAACAATGTTAAGGAAAATGTAATGTAGAAGAGTTATGTTATGGTCGGGCTACAGTATGCACGGAAGAGGCCCAATAGTGGGCcgaattaggggcttagcccaagttaTCTAGGGTTTAGAGGAGCTGTCCTATATAAACACATGTACCCCTTCGATTATAATCAGACAATAAACATATACTGTTGTCGTCTCCTGGGAGacgggagcccaaaccctagctgtCGCCTCCTCCCTCTCGCAGCGACGGGGCCCAGCCACCGGCGTCTGCGCCTCCAGCCTCACCGTCCTCACTTCCATCCCTATAATTTACGCCCGAAACCTGGTAGAACCGTAGTCTCTACCAATTTGGTATCAAATTGCTCTGGGTCGATGACTTCTTCAGGCCTCCCCACCACTGCCGCCGCCTCCAACGGCGCGGCCACCGTCACCTcgcagcagccgccgccgccgtcaaacAAATTAATCATTTTCATATTAAGTATTTTTAGGTTAATCGAGCTGACCTTACACGATCTACGATGGCTGATAGTAACAGTAATATTCACATTTTGTCTTCTTGTGCATACTCTATTTTTTGAGTACCCCAATCTATTAAGTACTCCCTCCACTCAatatggaatggagggagtatatgtCAATGTGTATGTTGGTGACAGTAGTGTATTACAGGTTTGAACTTCTGCGTTCTTATATTGTGGACATCAGATGTGCTTAATGTACTCGATTGCTCAAATCTTGCATGACCTGATGAACTTGGTGTCAGGTACATAATTCAAGTTTAAAAAATTATTGCCATAATCAATCAGATGTCTAGACATTTATTAATGATATTTGAACTGTCATGCTTAAGTCAAAGAAACAGAAATCCACGGAAGTAACACTTTGTTGTCATGATCTACAGTTGTACTTCTGCTCTAGATTCCATTTTAGTGCTGAAAGTTCCGAGACTGCCCTTTACTTCGTACCACGCATGCTCTCTGACACCCCTAATGATTTCCATTTATCTTGGTCATCTCCGCAGACATCTATTCTGATTTGGATTTGGATTGGGAAGGATAGTTCTCTGGATTGTAAAACCCTCAAGATGCAAGGCTCCTCAACATCCCAAAACAAGCATATAATTTCTCACTTGTTATTTTCAAAAATACCCCAGGACACATATCGTGTGTAAACGTATATACACTTGCTGAATGCTCTGCTAATGGTCTCTCAAACTATTGATTTTATGCAACTTCATGTACAACGTTTAAGGACAGTGATACTGGCTTCTATGCAGGAGTAGCGGTACAATCAACAGGTTAGCAGCACAAACAATTTGGCATGGGCTTTTTTGCGATGCAGAAAATTAGGTTTTTGCCCCATACCTGGAATGTAGAATCATGTTATCAGGGTAGTATCTACAGAGACAGCTGAAGGAGTACATCGTACAATAGGTCTGAAATCATTTTCTTTGAGTGTACTCTCCATATGTGCAGAAACAGGGATAGAAAAGCAATATCTGCATTACACTAATTTAGTAGCAGAACTGGGTaaccatgtactccctccgttaatCGATGTCGTTTTCAGGTAGCATCCTTCACAAAAACAGTTCCGGTCGCGTCAATTAAAACCGTCCAGAGGTAGTATATTTCAAATAGTAGAGTATCAACCAAAAAAAAGTAAAATCGCCGATCTTGAAAGATGATTGATGATGGAAAGAGAAAGAAAATCAATAACTGCATGGCAGAGTGTCGGATAACCGTCTCTTTTCTAATAATAGTATAAAATTAAAAATACTAAAACCGTCGCTTTTAAAAATGAAGCAAAGATGGCGCCCGCGCATTTACGCGAGCCACTGTGCTACTCGCTGTATTAGCATTCAGACAGACAGGAATTCAAACATGGATCTAATGTTGACTTCAAATATGCCCCACTGTTAAAGTTTATTAAATACACCTTGACCATCCCATCTGGCAACTAATTTTTCCATAAAACCTTTGTATGTTAGGACTTCCATCATGTTACTACTTTCTCGGTTTGGAAATGTAAGATGCACTCACTTTAGTTTCTATCTAGTCTATTTTTAGTACGTAGGTTCACTCACTTTAGCTTGTATCTAGTCTACCTTATAAGCACCTAAAACATCTTACATTTTCAAACGGGAGGGAGTATTCTTAAAAACCGCTGCCCAAGTTGGGTAGAAGGAAAGAATCCTGCTTATTCCAACTAGCATAAAAAAGTAAGACGCACATTCTCAGCGTAGCAGACTAGTATTATTCGAGAAGATGTCAACGTGTCCTTCCCACTAGGATTGAGGTCCACGTCTACTACCTAGTCGGCGGATGAAGCAAGCGCACGGGTTCGGCTGGGCTGACCATGATAAAAATAAGAGATATGTAGACGTAAACACGGGGAAAGAGACTGCGATACCAGGGGAGGGGACAAGACGAGACGACGGGCGCACTGGGAGTTTTGGGACGGATAGGCGCGCGCGCGCACGCGTACCTCGATGCCGACGAAGCCGAAGAGCGCTCGGAAGTGTGTGATGGCGATGGCCATCTCCGGCTTGTGGTTGGCGTCCCTGTATGCGTCCGGGCGCAGGGCGTGCAGCTCCTCCGCCAGCGCCTTGTCCGGGTGCGCCTGGATCGAGAGCGGCTTGGCGACCGACAGCACCTTGAAGAGGAAGGGCAGGTCGCCGCCCCAGCGCTCGTTGACGGGGGAGCCGAGGGCGTCCCTGTTGCGCGCGAGCCAGCCGCGGAGGTGCTCGCCGGTGGGCAGGACGACGGAGGGCGCGGCGGGGTGCGTGCCCATCCAGAGCTCGGCGTAGGGGAGCGCCGGGTCGGTTTGGAAGGCGGggtcggtggcggcggcgaggcgCGCGACGAGGGAGGTGGCCCCGTGGCGGCCCCACTCGTAGTGCTGCACGGCGCAGCGCAGGCGCAGGAGctgtggtgggggcgggggcggcggGGCGTCCGGGGGAGGTGGGGAGGCGGTGgtggcgagcggcggcggcggggccgggGCGGGGGAGGAGGGCGCGCCCATGTTGCGTCGATCGTGGCCGTGGGTGGGGGAGGTTGGGATACGGGGGAGCGGTAGGGGGAGTGTTCGTTTGGTTTTGGGTTGGGATTTAAAGGGGATGGAAGGAGAGGGAAATTTTGGAAGGAGGTCGATCGTGGGGGAGAAGGAAAGGAAGACGATCGGCGTGATATGGGAACTCAACTGACCGCGTGAGCGTGGCACGCTGGTAGTGACAGGCAGATGAGATCGCCACGTAGCGGTGATCGATCAGCTCGAGCGGCGTAGCAGACAAGAAAGGAAGGGAAAAAGCGACGCGGGCTCCGCTCCGGTCAGCTCGCGGCCGGCGTAGCACGCGAGGAAAAGCGGCGAGGCTCGTCGCTGCATGCGGACGACTGTACGTGGCTGCGACCGGTCGATCGATCGATCATCTGACATTTTGTTCTTTTTTatgcactagtagaaaatagCTTTTTTGTAaaggctatatatatatatatatgcaccgGATGTttaaccggtgcaaaaggcctccctttagcaccggttcaattGCAAACCGGTGCTAAACGGTACACCACGTGGCGGCTGCCGGGCGTCCGAGCGAGAGGACCTTTAGCAtcggtttgtaatacgaaccggtgctaaagggtctgcTGCAGCAGGAAAACGCCCAAAACGCTGCCACGGTAGAacctgttggataattaggcacaatttccatgattaattccagaatataaaacatgatggcagcaacaactaacatgtgaaactcaaacatactagatgcattaatcaacatgagtagcagcagtgcAAAcgataaagcatccatcgctaaacagatcgagatatctcgcacgtaccgatccggtggaggtggcggtggaggtgtagcagatgatgtcgcagcagtaacgttgttgatgacaacgttgttgacgacggggacgacgggtcgaagtagtcggcgttgaagacgacggtaggcagcaccgcccgacttggacggaaggcgacccgtgatgaagagcttgagcagtcgcgcagagcgcttcccaaaaacctaattcgccctctcccgtacaggatcgcaaggacgagcggttctggagacctgctctcccgtccgccgatgcacgtcggctcacgggatggagtagactacgatggcggcgcaagcagagagaggtggaaaccctaactcgtgtattggatgtatttctgcggtagccggacaggagattatataggctcgggaaaccctaggcaacgtgggccacgcccatgtcgcacgaacgtttcgagtcggttacagatagcccacgatccgggagcgacccgaaccgactaactgcgacgcgtccgtctaggactctgttcgttttcctgagctgcaaaaagtaaggaaagtctcggctcgaggctcaatccactcaccacgagcgcggcgcgcgcgtcgtgacgtgtcgagtcgagtcgagtcaagTCGAGTCGAGTCAAGACGAGCGAGGAgggggaggagcgcgcgtgtagcactcctattctcactcacttactagtggtggaacaacccaccttataaggtggtctaacttcctcccaactttccatgtgggactaaacttcccacttcttgccactccctagtgagctgccaccaacttgggctcaaactcacaaggctgccactatgtgggctttgggatttataggaaaaactgaaatctaatttggaccactaaaagtgggcccaatattttaacaatcccccaccagatctcaaatccccatttagagatttaccaatactcgctgcttgtttatataccagtgtttcagcggagactgttaagttgaacttccgcctagaaccttaagctacatccattcacacttgaacaatggactaagccttgaattgcaagttttgtgtgaatagggtttcactcaaagtcataaccagtacatggctgccagtagcctaccccgcgggtgaagcatatgcgtcatacttcatggtctcttcttgagtttactagagatcacccaaatctcatagattgcgacgtttaacaatcggactcatataggtgtgttatttcaagaatgctctgtaggacagcacctttgctaaaatagccaacataaacacattaaggcttgttgccaacctgccttacaacaattgagagttgtgcatcttcacatagagagggttacataatactctcctcaattaaaccactagtttgttct
Coding sequences within it:
- the LOC127340959 gene encoding mannose-6-phosphate isomerase 1 isoform X1, which translates into the protein MGAPSSPAPAPPPPLATTASPPPPDAPPPPPPPQLLRLRCAVQHYEWGRHGATSLVARLAAATDPAFQTDPALPYAELWMGTHPAAPSVVLPTGEHLRGWLARNRDALGSPVNERWGGDLPFLFKVLSVAKPLSIQAHPDKALAEELHALRPDAYRDANHKPEMAIAITHFRALFGFVGIEELKDVIRTVPEVGGLIGHEDAGKLITVKENHGGNDAKYVLQSAFAKLMMASKETVSEAVNKLKYRLNDESKIRTLTEKEEVILSLERQYPEDVGVLAALLFNYVKLSPGEAIYIGANEPHAYLSGDCIECMATSDNVVRAGLTPKYRDVKTLRDMLTYKQVFPEILRGVPVPAMEPYVRRYTPPTDEFEVDRCLLPPGEVVVMPPALSPSIFLVMTGEGEIQVDSILDGENAKEGDVFFVPANTEVKLTASGHASMQLYRAGVNSASLKACNTVVTGKKIPAANYVG
- the LOC127340959 gene encoding mannose-6-phosphate isomerase 1 isoform X2, coding for MGAPSSPAPAPPPPLATTASPPPPDAPPPPPPPQLLRLRCAVQHYEWGRHGATSLVARLAAATDPAFQTDPALPYAELWMGTHPAAPSVVLPTGEHLRGWLARNRDALGSPVNERWGGDLPFLFKVLSVAKPLSIQAHPDKALAEELHALRPDAYRDANHKPEMAIAITHFRALFGFVGIEELKDVIRTVPEVGGLIGHEDAGKLITVKENHGGNDAKYVLQSAFAKLMMASKETVSEAVNKLKYRLNDESKIRTLTEKEEVILSLERQYPEDVGVLAALLFNYVKLSPGEAIYIGANEPHAYLSGDCIECMATSDNVVRAGLTPKYRDVKTLRDMLTYKQVFPEILRGVPVPAMEPYVRRYTPPTDEFEVDRCLLPPGEVVVMPPALSPSIFLVMTGEGEIQVDSILDAVQSWGEQRILESLQHCCYREEDPSCKLRGLTS